From a region of the Nonlabens dokdonensis DSW-6 genome:
- a CDS encoding D-Ala-D-Ala carboxypeptidase family metallohydrolase encodes MAFKDNGHIYIGLGTMALLLGGAFLAYKFSKSSSTSGVYRRKGIAVDLSVFDSPDAPGSGNCMDRRLIAMLYNLSVKTGYPIFSWINSGARSEAHNRKVGGVRNSSHKVPTCKAVDIKASSKSVRNNLVMAARDVGFKRIGVGNTFVHLDVDDDKSQYVAWGYPSGTAAAVNPFV; translated from the coding sequence ATGGCATTTAAGGATAATGGTCATATATACATAGGCTTAGGTACAATGGCGCTACTTTTAGGTGGCGCTTTTTTGGCTTATAAATTTAGCAAGTCCAGTTCTACATCTGGGGTGTACCGACGTAAGGGTATTGCCGTGGACCTCTCAGTTTTTGATAGTCCAGATGCGCCTGGTTCTGGAAACTGTATGGATAGAAGACTGATAGCAATGCTGTATAATCTCTCAGTAAAAACCGGTTATCCTATCTTTAGTTGGATCAATTCTGGCGCACGTAGTGAAGCTCATAACCGTAAAGTAGGTGGCGTGCGTAATTCTTCCCACAAAGTACCTACTTGTAAAGCTGTTGATATCAAGGCTTCTTCAAAATCTGTCCGAAATAATCTTGTTATGGCCGCGCGTGATGTTGGGTTTAAGCGTATAGGTGTTGGGAACACTTTTGTTCATCTTGATGTGGATGATGATAAGTCGCAATATGTGGCTTGGGGTTATCCTAGTGGGACTGCTGCGGCGGTTAATCCTTTTGTGTAG